The genomic region GGGAAGGTTTCTCCGGGACGGTTTTCATGCAACAAACAAAGCCCTTGCTGTATTGTCATTGAAAGGGGAGAACCTCACAACCCCAGTGGAGGCATTTGAAAGCTAATTACCTCGAGGAAGGAGATTAAGGGCACTACTGTCAATTTCTTTTGTGCGTGTGATCTGTTGGTGAAAACAAGGCTGTGAATTTGAATATGTTAGCATATTGCATTGTCACCTCGTGTTAGTCCCCAAAAAGATAAATAAGCGCCATGGTAAGGGGGAACTGGGGTAGTGTTCGTTCAAGGCTTTGATGCGAAAACCTTTCAAATTGTTTACCAAAAAATCACTTAcgttcttccttctttttaaaCTGATTCTTTCGTGCACGTAGATTATCTATTTGACCCAAGGTGCTCTTCTTAAAGTGCCCCCAACATCCCCCtaccttaaattaaaaaaaaattaacatcaGTCACCACAAATGTTTTTGACTTGTGAAAGCCAAActtaagtttatttattttttcatttaaaaggaccatgcttttgtaaatgtgccagaattagccaaaaggctagtttacatccgtagtcccttgccaaatgttaaaaaggctccctaattAGATCAAGattgaacaaaaaaattaagtaaaataaaatgaaaataaaataactataaGCTACATAAGGAGATAACATCACAGTTAGTtggattgttaaaaaaaacccatcagaTTATTATTTCCAatcattatttaacattttaggtgGAGCCCAACAATATCTTTGGTCAGTTTTAGGGGCAGacagatgttgttttttcaggGCCAATACTGATGCCAGTTATAAGTAGTTAATGATatgttaacatttaacattctgtcaaatgttaaatttggaATATCACGAACTCCAACTCcagattcttttatttttttatgattttaaatttgttcttttttacaaacattcaaataaagatacacaaataatgaaaatacaataaaaaattaaaaataaaataaagacagagcagaacaaacaaactacaaaaaaacaacaaaaaacagacaaaaaaaattcagaCAAAAATTATTGATTTGATGGATTatctacagcaaaaaaaaaacagtctaatGAGAGAAACATATACCATACACATACCAATATACACAAATTCATAATTATGCACAAAGTCACATGTATATGTACACATATTAAAGAAAATTTAAAttccagattttttaaaatgcctTCTGCAAATCCAAACTGGAACTTCCAACATCATATACAGTAGTTAACAATTAACCAGGTACAGTTACAGCACTCTTATGGTGACTAGCCAATCAGGTGATTTTGTGGGCGGGACATTAGGTGAGACAGAGTGGtgagtgaaaacagaaacaaatgtaGAATATTGTCCCAATAATTGGTCGACCTCAAGTCAGTATTAGTGGTCACATAGATTTATAGTTATCCAGTGTGATGTACATGTATCCAAGATTTTTTTGCAGAAATTCCAACCAATCACACTCTAACTTCAGGCAGTTGTTGCAGACTGGAAGAGAGATGTAGTGAAGTTCCAAGGCCAGGGGATGCAGTTCAAATGGCATCTTAAGCATACTTTTCAAATGGACTTGCTGTCAGGGAACTCATTGATCTGTTTTAGCTTTGCTAGTAGAAGTTAGCTAACTCTCCATTTGACTAGCATAGTCGTTCAAAGCTGTTGTCTTGATCATTTTAGAGGGCAGTTAGTCTTCCCATTTAACAGCGATATCTGGATTCTTAAGTGAGGGCCTCACACTACCTTCAAACATTTCATCATCTATGTAGTCAGGCCATCCATCTCCCTCTCCACCACTGTTATGTGTttgtcagctgtgcctcattTCCATAGTGGTGCATGTACGGATATCAGTTATGATTTGCATGGCGTCATTTGCATGGCCCGTCAAAGAAACGCATAAACCGCCTGTCTTCTCTTACAGGACTTCAGATGTGTCCCATGCCAGCCAGAGCAGCCCTTCAGTCCCGAGATGGATCCCAGAAGTCAGAGCGACAGCGAAGGGGGAGGAGGACGCCACCACGGGTGGTCACCGCCACTGACCCGCTCGCTGGACCGGCAGCTTGGCGAAAGGAGACCGCTGCCACCGCCAACCCAAGATAGTCCACCTGATTCTGGGCAACCGACGCATGCTTCAGCGGTGTTGTCTCTGGATGAGATCAGGATCACCGGGAGTAGTAATGAGTACACAGAAGGGCCCACGGTTGCGCAAAGGTCTCCAGCCTCACAGCTTCGGCAACAGAAGAGCGACTCGACTGAGTCAACCGGTTCAAGGACCAGCGGGCATCAGGAGACCCAGGAAGAGAGGCAGAATAATCTCCTCAACCAGCATTCTATGACTCTATTTGGAGACATGCATACTCCTTCTTCCAGGGAGGGCATGCTACGGTCATCCAGTTTGGAAGACTCGCAGAGGACCAGTGAGGGGAGCATCTCGTCAGGCCAGAGGCTCCTCAGCAGCATGGCGGGCAGCAGCCAGATAATCAGAACAC from Notolabrus celidotus isolate fNotCel1 chromosome 24, fNotCel1.pri, whole genome shotgun sequence harbors:
- the spry2 gene encoding protein sprouty homolog 2 — its product is MDPRSQSDSEGGGGRHHGWSPPLTRSLDRQLGERRPLPPPTQDSPPDSGQPTHASAVLSLDEIRITGSSNEYTEGPTVAQRSPASQLRQQKSDSTESTGSRTSGHQETQEERQNNLLNQHSMTLFGDMHTPSSREGMLRSSSLEDSQRTSEGSISSGQRLLSSMAGSSQIIRTQPTSTEIISEELKPLTSESRAVTAVPGSRSSKLQGVHSNKCEDCGRCCCAECRRPRVLPSCWMCGRRCMCSMQSVVEYGTCVCCVKGLFYHCSSDDEDTCADKPFSCSQQHCCVRWTTVSLLSLLFPCLLCYLPAKGCLAACQSCYDRALRPGCRCKNPKPIHCEDSGKPT